A section of the Streptomyces sp. NBC_01591 genome encodes:
- a CDS encoding xanthine dehydrogenase family protein molybdopterin-binding subunit: MGVTGNPTSINQGTRTKGGIGESTLRPDGILKVTGEFAYSSDMWHEDMLWGHTLRSTVAHAEIVSIDTSEALATSGVYAVLTYDDLPSTVKNYGLEIQDTPVLAHGKVRHHGEPVALVAADHPETARRAAAKIRIDYRELPVVTDEASATAPDAILVHEGRDDHHAGHVPHPNIVHRQPIVRGDADAAAARADVVVSGEYVFGMQDQAFLGPESGLAVPAEDGGVDLYVATQWLHSDLRQIAPVLGLPEDKVRMTLSGVGGAFGGREDLSMQIHACLLALRTGKPVKIVYNRFESFFGHVHRHPAKLWYEHGATRDGKLTHMKCRIVLDGGAYASASPAVVGNASSLSVGPYVIDDVDIEAIALYTNNPPCGAMRGFGAVQACFAYEAQMDKLAAELGMDPVEFRQLNAMEQGTLLPTGQVVDSPAPVAELLRRVKARPLPPERQWEVAGEQADVRALPGGLSNTTHGEGVVRGIGYAVGLKNVGFSEGFDDYSTARVRMEVIAGEPVATVHTAMAEVGQGGVTVHAQIARTELGVAQVTIHPANTQVGSAGSTSASRQTYVTGGAVKHSCEAVREKVLEIGRRKFGTYHPAWATAELLLEGGKVVTDGGEVLADLVDVLEDEAVDIELEWRHRPTEAFDLRTGQGNGHVQYSFAAHRAVVEVDTELGLVKVVELACAQDVGKALNPLSVVGQIQGGTTQGLGVAVMEEIIVDPKTAKVRNPSFTDYLIPTILDTPTIPVDVLELADDHAPYGLRGIGEAPTLSSTPAVLAAIRNATGLELNRTPVRPEHLTGT, from the coding sequence ATGGGCGTAACCGGCAACCCCACCAGCATCAACCAGGGCACCCGCACCAAGGGCGGCATCGGCGAGTCCACGCTCCGCCCCGACGGCATCCTCAAGGTCACCGGCGAGTTCGCGTACTCCTCCGACATGTGGCACGAGGACATGCTCTGGGGCCATACCCTGCGCTCCACCGTCGCGCACGCCGAGATCGTCTCCATCGACACCTCGGAGGCACTCGCCACGTCCGGCGTCTACGCCGTACTCACCTACGACGACCTGCCGAGCACGGTGAAGAACTACGGCCTGGAGATCCAGGACACCCCCGTCCTCGCCCACGGCAAGGTCCGCCACCACGGCGAACCGGTGGCACTCGTCGCCGCCGACCACCCGGAGACGGCCCGCCGCGCCGCCGCGAAGATCAGGATCGACTACCGCGAACTGCCCGTCGTCACCGACGAGGCGTCCGCTACCGCGCCCGACGCGATCCTCGTCCACGAGGGCCGCGACGACCACCACGCCGGGCACGTACCGCACCCCAACATCGTCCACCGCCAGCCCATCGTCCGCGGCGACGCGGACGCGGCGGCGGCCCGCGCCGATGTCGTCGTCAGCGGCGAGTACGTCTTCGGCATGCAGGACCAGGCCTTCCTCGGCCCCGAGTCCGGTCTGGCCGTGCCCGCCGAGGACGGCGGCGTCGACCTGTACGTCGCCACCCAGTGGCTCCACTCCGACCTGCGCCAGATCGCACCGGTCCTGGGCCTGCCCGAGGACAAGGTCCGCATGACGCTCTCCGGCGTCGGCGGGGCCTTCGGCGGCCGCGAGGACCTGTCGATGCAGATCCACGCCTGCCTGCTCGCCCTGCGCACCGGCAAGCCGGTCAAGATCGTCTACAACCGGTTCGAGTCCTTCTTCGGGCACGTCCACCGTCACCCGGCGAAGCTCTGGTACGAGCACGGTGCCACCCGCGACGGCAAGCTGACCCATATGAAGTGCCGCATCGTGCTGGACGGCGGCGCCTACGCATCCGCCTCCCCGGCCGTCGTCGGCAACGCCTCCTCGCTCTCCGTCGGCCCGTACGTCATCGACGACGTCGACATCGAGGCCATCGCGCTCTACACCAACAACCCGCCGTGCGGCGCCATGCGCGGCTTCGGCGCGGTGCAGGCCTGCTTCGCCTACGAGGCCCAGATGGACAAGCTGGCCGCCGAACTGGGCATGGACCCGGTCGAGTTCAGGCAGCTCAACGCCATGGAACAGGGCACGCTCCTGCCGACCGGACAGGTCGTCGACTCGCCCGCACCGGTCGCCGAACTGCTGCGCCGGGTCAAGGCCAGGCCGCTGCCGCCCGAGCGCCAGTGGGAGGTGGCCGGCGAACAGGCCGATGTACGGGCCCTGCCCGGCGGGCTCTCCAACACCACCCACGGCGAAGGCGTCGTACGCGGCATCGGCTACGCGGTCGGCCTCAAGAACGTCGGCTTCTCCGAGGGCTTCGACGACTACTCCACCGCCCGGGTGCGCATGGAGGTCATCGCCGGTGAGCCGGTCGCGACCGTGCACACGGCCATGGCGGAGGTCGGGCAGGGCGGCGTCACCGTCCACGCCCAGATCGCCCGCACCGAACTCGGTGTCGCCCAGGTCACCATCCACCCGGCCAACACCCAGGTCGGCTCGGCCGGCTCCACCTCCGCGTCCCGGCAGACCTACGTCACCGGCGGTGCCGTGAAGCACTCCTGCGAGGCCGTCCGCGAGAAGGTCCTGGAGATCGGCCGTCGCAAGTTCGGTACGTACCACCCCGCGTGGGCCACCGCCGAACTGCTCCTGGAGGGCGGCAAGGTCGTCACCGACGGCGGCGAGGTGCTGGCCGACCTGGTCGACGTACTGGAGGACGAGGCGGTCGACATCGAGCTGGAGTGGCGCCACCGGCCCACCGAGGCGTTCGACCTCCGTACCGGACAGGGCAACGGCCACGTCCAGTACTCCTTCGCCGCCCACCGCGCGGTCGTCGAGGTCGACACCGAACTCGGCCTGGTCAAGGTCGTCGAACTGGCCTGCGCCCAGGACGTCGGCAAGGCGCTCAACCCGCTCTCGGTCGTGGGCCAGATCCAGGGCGGCACCACCCAGGGGCTGGGTGTCGCCGTCATGGAGGAGATCATCGTCGACCCGAAAACCGCGAAGGTGCGCAACCCGTCCTTCACGGACTACCTGATCCCCACCATCCTCGACACCCCGACCATCCCGGTCGACGTGCTCGAACTCGCCGACGACCACGCCCCGTACGGGCTCCGTGGCATCGGTGAGGCCCCCACCCTGTCGTCGACCCCGGCCGTCCTCGCGGCGATCCGGAACGCGACGGGCCTGGAGCTCAACCGGACGCCGGTACGCCCCGAGCACCTCACCGGCACCTGA